One window from the genome of Pogoniulus pusillus isolate bPogPus1 chromosome 7, bPogPus1.pri, whole genome shotgun sequence encodes:
- the CMPK2 gene encoding UMP-CMP kinase 2, mitochondrial — protein sequence MLRSCAPGSPGHRRLRRALPPAASAVRARLRECAPRIPEAGALLDLLGKCPEHQKKGGFPVVVFEGLDATGKTTLTQSVKDTLNGVLLRSPPACISQWRTIFDEEPAPFKRAFYAAGNYILASEIAKASTQAPVIVDRYWHSTAAYTIATEINGQVQDLPPAQDVVYQWPEDLLRPDLVLLLTVDPEERVRRLRHRGLEKTKEEAELEANSLFRQRVEESYRRMLNPACQEIDASPCKEEVLKTVLQVIRKQCAW from the exons ATGCTGCGGAGCTGCGCCCCGGGCTCGCCGGGACACCGCCGCCTCCGCCGCGCCCTGCCGCCGGCCGCCTCCGCCGTCCGAGCTCGCCTGCGGGAG TGCGCACCACGGatcccagaggctggagcactcCTCGACCTGCTGGGCAAATGTCCTGAGCACCAGAAGAAAGGAGGCTTTCCCGTGGTGGTTTTCGAGGGGCTGGATGCCACAG GCAAGACCACTCTCACCCAGTCTGTTAAGGACACCCTCAACGGCGTTCTCCTGAGGTCCCCACCAGCCTGCATCAGCCAGTGGAGGACCATATTTGATGAGGAGCCAGCACCTTTTAAAAGAGCTTTTTATGCTGCAGGCAACTACATTCTGGCATCAGAAATAGCAAAGGCATCCACTCAGGCACCTGTCATCGTGGACAG AtactggcacagcacagctgcctaCACCATTGCCACTGAGATCAATGGGCAAGTCCAGGAtctgccaccagcacaggatGTGGTGTACCAATGGCCTGAGGATCTCCTCAGACCAGATCTTGTTCTCCTTCTGACTGTCGACCCCGAGGAGCGCGTCCGGAGGCTTCGGCATcgagggctggagaagaccaaggaagaagcagagctggaagctaaCAGCTTGTTCCGTCAGAG AGTTGAGGAGTCCTACAGGAGGATGCTGAATCCTGCCTGCCAAGAGATTGATGCCAGCCCCTGCAAGGAGGAGGTTCTCAAGACAGTGCTGCAGGTCATTAGGAAACAGTGTGCTTGGTGA